One region of Yersinia bercovieri ATCC 43970 genomic DNA includes:
- the aat gene encoding leucyl/phenylalanyl-tRNA--protein transferase, translated as MRITQLSSQSFAFPSPELALREPNGLLALGGDLSAPRLLAAYQRGIFPWFSPGEMILWWSPDPRAVLFPEDLHVSRSMRRFLRHCPYRFTLNHAFEDVVRACASQRDEGTWIGDDVQQAYCELHALGHAHSVEVWLENKLVGGLYGIAVGALFCGESMFSRADNASKSALMVFCHHFTRQGGELIDCQVLNAHTASLGAIEIPRNFFLQQLSQLQFSPLPAECWLPQSLSFSSTMQ; from the coding sequence ATGCGCATCACACAGCTCTCTTCTCAATCATTCGCCTTTCCGTCACCTGAGCTGGCTCTGCGCGAACCAAACGGGTTGCTGGCTCTGGGGGGCGATTTGTCTGCGCCCCGCTTACTAGCCGCCTATCAGCGAGGGATTTTCCCGTGGTTCAGCCCTGGGGAGATGATTTTATGGTGGTCACCTGATCCTCGGGCGGTATTGTTTCCGGAAGATTTACATGTCAGTCGGAGTATGCGGCGCTTTTTGCGGCATTGTCCTTATCGATTTACCCTCAACCATGCTTTTGAGGATGTTGTCCGCGCCTGTGCTTCTCAACGTGATGAGGGGACGTGGATTGGCGATGATGTTCAGCAAGCGTATTGCGAGCTACACGCGTTGGGACATGCCCACTCAGTGGAAGTTTGGTTGGAAAACAAACTGGTTGGTGGTTTGTATGGAATTGCAGTCGGCGCATTATTTTGTGGCGAATCCATGTTTAGCCGTGCTGACAATGCATCAAAAAGCGCATTAATGGTTTTTTGTCATCATTTTACCCGTCAGGGTGGAGAACTGATTGACTGTCAGGTCCTCAACGCTCACACTGCGTCGCTGGGTGCGATTGAGATCCCACGCAACTTTTTTTTGCAGCAGTTGAGTCAACTCCAGTTTAGTCCACTACCGGCTGAATGCTGGTTACCGCAATCGTTGAGTTTTTCATCCACGATGCAGTAA
- the infA gene encoding translation initiation factor IF-1, with product MAKEDNIEMQGTVLDTLPNTMFRVELENGHVVTAHISGKMRKNYIRILTGDKVTVELTPYDLSKGRIVFRSR from the coding sequence ATGGCCAAAGAAGACAATATTGAAATGCAGGGCACCGTTCTTGATACGCTGCCGAACACCATGTTCCGCGTTGAATTGGAAAACGGGCACGTGGTAACCGCTCATATCTCCGGTAAAATGCGTAAAAACTATATCCGCATCCTGACGGGTGACAAAGTCACTGTAGAGCTGACCCCGTACGACCTGAGCAAAGGCCGCATTGTCTTCCGTAGCCGTTAA